A single window of Coffea eugenioides isolate CCC68of chromosome 7, Ceug_1.0, whole genome shotgun sequence DNA harbors:
- the LOC113777883 gene encoding membrane protein PM19L-like isoform X1, producing the protein MAVGRGGKSLMGPLLAVNSVVHLIVLGLAGWSLDKYIDGEQDHPHLGGNPSTSFLLVFALIGGVIGACSLFAGLIHLRAWHSDSLAGAASSAFISWTMTALAFGLVCKQIILGGHRGKRLLQQTLEAFITLSLLSQLLYLLLLHGGMCSGRFGPAYGGYGTRYGGIGMTRRTPAVV; encoded by the exons ATGGCGGTTGGAAGGGGTGGGAAAAGCTTAATGGGACCTCTATTAGCTGTCAACTCTGTCGTGCATCTAATTGTACTGGGATTAGCAGGATGGTCTCTCGACAAATACATTGACGGTGAACAGGATCATCCCC ATTTGGGAGGGAATCCGTCTACAAGCTTTCTGCTAGTGTTTGCATTGATTGGCGGTGTAATTGGAGCATGTTCTCTGTTTGCTGGGCTCATCCATCTCCGGGCTTGGCACAGTGACAGTCTGGCCGGTGCAGCCTCTTCTGCGTTCATATCATGGACTATGACAGCTCTTGCCTTTGG ACTTGTGTGCAAGCAGATCATATTGGGAGGGCATAGAGGGAAACGACTG TTGCAGCAAACATTGGAGGCTTTCATCACATTGTCATTACTGAGTCAGTTGCTGTATTTACTGCTACTGCATGGTGGGATGTGTAGCGGGAGATTTGGACCTGCTTACGGTGGCTATGGGACACGATATGGTGGCATTGGGATGACGAGGCGCACCCCTGCTGTTGTCTGA
- the LOC113777882 gene encoding GDT1-like protein 4 isoform X1: MNLPMFQGFGKSLMMTVLSEVGDRTFCVAAILAMRHPWSSVLCGCLSSVILTTTLSAVIGWAAPNLIPRELAHHITTLLFFGFGLWSLWEAYNEDDDDNEELEQVEKELNQGAAPKDTTGEGPKGKEGSKVAEDLKKQRKPFLTNFFSPVFIEAFSVTFFGEWGDKSQLATIGLAADENAIGVILGGILAQVLCTVAAVAGGKSLASKISERLVTMASGVLFLIFGVQSFLSTMY; the protein is encoded by the exons ATGAATTTGCCAATGTTTCAG GGCTTCGGCAAGTCTCTTATGATGACAGTTCTTTCTGAGGTTGGTGACAGAACCTTCTGTGTCGCTGCT ATACTGGCAATGCGTCATCCGTGGAGTAGCGTTCTGTGCGGTTGCCTTTCTTCTGTAATT TTGACGACTACTCTCTCTGCTGTTATTGGCTGGGCTGCTCCAAACTTG ATTCCACGTGAACTGGCTCACCATATCACCACACTTCTCTTCTTTGGCTTTGGCCTCTGGTCTTTGTGGGAGGCATATAATGAAGATGACGA CGACAACGAAGAGTTAGAACAAGTTGAAAAAGAACTG aATCAGGGCGCTGCACCTAAGGATACTACTGGTGAAGGACCGAAAGGCAAAGAAGGTAGCAAG GTGGCTGAGGACTTGAAAAAGCAGAGGAAGCCATTTCTGACAAATTTCTTCTCACCTGTCTTCATTGAG GCCTTCTCAGTTACCTTTTTTGGTGAATGGGGTGACAAGAGCCAA CTAGCAACCATTGGTCTTGCAGCAGATGAGAATGCCATAGGAGTGATCCTTGGTGGAATCTT AGCGCAAGTACTGTGCACCGTTGCAGCTGTTGCTGGGGGAAAGAGCTTAGCATCTAAAATCTCTGAGAGGCTG GTTACGATGGCAAGTGGAGttctttttctgatttttggtGTGCAATCCTTTCTGTCGACTATGTATTGA
- the LOC113777895 gene encoding T-complex protein 1 subunit zeta 1, which produces MSLRVLNPNAEVLNKSAALHMNINAAKGLQDVLKTNLGPKGTIKMLVGGAGDIKLTKDGNTLLKEMQIQNPTAIMIARTAVAQDDIAGDGTTSTVLFIGELMKQSERYIDDGTHPRILVDSFEIAKRATLQFLEKFKTPVVVGDEPDKEILKMVARTTLRTKLYEALADQLTDIVVNAVLCIRKPEEAIDLFMVEIMHMRHKFDVDTRLVEGLVLDHGSRHPDMKRRAENCYILTCNVSLEYEKSEVNAGFFYSNAEQREAMVAAERRSVDERVQKIIDLKNKVCADNEHNFVVINQKGIDPPSLDLLARAGIIALRRAKRRNMERLVLACGGEAVNSVDGLTPDCLGWAGLVYEHILGEEKYTFIEKVKNPHSCTILIKGPNDHTIAQIKDAVRDGLRAVKNTIEDEAVVLGAGAFEVAARQYLVNEVMKTAQGRAKLGVEAFADALLVVPKTLAENSGLDTQDVIIALTGEHDKGNIVGLNHHTGEPIDPQMEGIFDNYSVKRQIINSGPVIASQLLLVDEVIRAGRNMRKPN; this is translated from the exons ATGTCTCTTCGGGTACTGAATCCGAATGCCGAGGTGCTCAACAAATCTGCTGCCCTTCATATGAATATCAATGCCGCCAAGGGTTTGCAAGATGTCCTCAAGACCAACCTTGGCCCCAAAGGCACCATTAAAAT GCTTGTTGGTGGAGCTGGTGACATTAAGCTCACTAAGGATGGTAACACTTTATTGAAGGAGATG CAAATTCAAAATCCAACTGCAATAATGATTGCAAGGACGGCAGTTGCTCAAGATGATATAGCTGGTGATGGAACCACTTCCACTGTACTTTTTATTGGTGAACTTATGAAGCAATCTGAGCGTTATATTGATGATG GGACGCATCCACGTATTCTAGTTGATAGTTTCGAAATTGCTAAAAGGGCAACATTGCAATTTCTTGAGAAGTTTAAGACTCCTGTTGTGGTGGGCGATGAGCCCGATAAAGAGATACTAAAGATGGTAGCAAGAACAACTTTAAGAACAAAG TTGTATGAGGCCTTGGCAGACCAATTAACTGACATAGTTGTAAATGCG GTGCTCTGCATTCGCAAGCCTGAAGAAGCTATCGATCTTTTTATGGTTGAGATAATGCACATGCGCCACAAGTTTGATGTAGACACTCGCTTG GTTGAGGGTCTTGTCCTCGATCATGGTTCCAGACACCCAGACATGAAGAGGAGAGCAgagaattgttatattttgacTTGTAATGTGTCCTTGGAATATGAAAAGAG CGAAGTAAATGCAGGATTTTTCTACTCAAATGCAGAGCAGAGAGAAGCTATGGTTGCAGCAGAAAGACGATCTGTTGATGAAAGAGTGCAAAAAATTATTGACCTGAAAAACAAG GTTTGTGCAGATAATGAGCACAATTTTGTTGTCATCAACCAAAAGGGGATTGATCCCCCATCATTGGACTTGCTGGCTCGCGCAGGG ATAATTGCACTTCGAAGGGCAAAAAGGAGAAATATGGAGCGATTGGTTTTGGCTTGTGGTGGGGAGGCTGTTAACTCTGTTGATGGCCTAACTCCTGACTGTCTTGGTTGGGCTGGTTTAGTCTATGAGCACATTCTTGGAGAAGAGAAATATACATTCATCGAGAAAGTTAAAAATCCTCACTCTTGTACGATCCTTATTAAAG GTCCAAATGATCATACTATTGCTCAAATTAAGGATGCTGTCCGTGATGGACTAAGAGCAGTAAAAAATACTATTGAGGATGAGGCTGTTGTACTG GGAGCAGGTGCCTTTGAAGTTGCAGCTAGGCAATACCTAGTGAATGAAGTGATGAAAACTGCTCAAGGG CGTGCAAAACTTGGTGTGGAAGCTTTCGCTGATGCCCTTCTTGTGGTTCCAAAGACACTGGCTGAAAATTCTGGCCTTGACACCCAGGATGTGATCATTGCTCTTACA GGTGAACATGACAAGGGAAACATAGTGGGCCTAAACCATCATACTGGAGAACCAATTGATCCTCAAATGGAGGGTATATTTGACAATTATTCTGTGAAGCGACAAATTATAAACTCTGG CCCTGTCATTGCATCGCAGTTGCTTCTTGTGGACGAAGTAATTCGTGCTGGGCGTAACATGCGGAAGCCAAATTAG
- the LOC113777881 gene encoding ultraviolet-B receptor UVR8-like, whose protein sequence is MAASKTAVIAWGSGEDGQLGMGNNEEKEWVCSIKALEPFDVCSIVAGSRNSLAICNDGKLFTWGWNQRGTLGHPPETKTESIPSQVKALSKVKIVQAAIDGWHCLAVDDQGRAYAWGGNEYGQCGEEPERKADTGKPVRRDIVIPQRCVPKLTVRRVAAGGTHSVVLTREGHVWTWGQPWPPGDIKQISTPVRVQGLESVRLIAVGAFHNLALLDDGILMAWGNNEYGQLGTGDTQPRSQPVPVQGLSGLTLVDIAAGGWHSTALTDEGEVYGWGRGEHGRLGFGDDKSSKMVPQRVQLLIWEDIVQVACGGTHSVALTRDGRMFSFGRGDHGRLGYGRKVTTGHPSEVPINIPPPRDLSEGEAEGRWCAKSVACGGRHTLAIVEWRSRESEQLPHAPTSV, encoded by the exons ATGGCCGCCTCCAAAACCGCCGTTATCGCATG GGGTTCGGGAGAAGATGGGCAGTTAGGAATGGGTAATAATGAAGAGAAAGAATGGGTTTGCTCCATCAAAGCTCTTGAGCCCTTCGACGTCTGCTCTATCGTCGCCGGCAGCCGAAACTCCCTTGCCATTTGCAACGACGGCAAG TTGTTTACGTGGGGTTGGAACCAAAGAGGGACACTGGGTCATCCCCCAGAGACCAAAACCGAAAGTATTCCTAGTCAAGTGAAAGCTCTTTCCAAAGTTAAGATTGTACAG GCGGCAATTGATGGTTGGCATTGTTTGGCTGTCGACGATCAAGGCCGGGCTTATGCTTGGG GTGGGAATGAATATGGACAGTGTGGTGAAGAACCTGAACGGAAAGCTGACACAGGAAAGCCTGTTAGGAGGGATATTGTGATTCCCCAACGATGTGTGCCAAAGCTTACAGTTCGGCGG GTAGCTGCTGGTGGTACACATTCAGTTGTTCTCACACGGGAAGGACATGTATGGACATGGGGTCAACCATGGCCTCCTGGGGACAT AAAGCAAATTTCGACTCCTGTTCGAGTACAAGGTCTTGAAAGCGTGAGGTTGATTGCAGTTGGAGCTTTCCACAACTTGGCTCTTCTTGATGATGGAATCTTAATGGCATGGGGTAATAATGAGTACGGACAACTGGGGACTGGTGATACTCAGCCCAGATCACAACCTGTTCCTGTCCAGGGCTTGTCTGGTCTTACTTTG GTTGATATTGCAGCTGGAGGGTGGCATTCTACTGCATTGACAGATGAAGGAGAG GTATATGGTTGGGGCCGAGGGGAACATGGGAGGCTTGGTTTTGGAGATGACAAAAGCAGTAAAATGGTGCCCCAAAGGGTTCAGCTTCTAATATGGGAGGACATTGTACAG GTGGCCTGTGGAGGAACCCATTCTGTTGCTTTAACACGTGATGGCCGCATGTTTTCA TTTGGGCGAGGAGACCACGGACGTCTTGGATACGGAAGAAAGGTGACAACAGGCCATCCATCAGAAGTGCCCATAAACATCCCTCCTCCCAGAGATCTTAGTGAAGGTGAAGCTGAGGGAAGGTGGTGTGCTAAGTCTGTTGCTTGCGGTGGCCGCCACACACTGGCAATAGTAGAGTGGCGCAGCCGGGAATCTGAGCAGTTACCGCACGCTCCAACGAGCGTGTAG
- the LOC113777883 gene encoding membrane protein PM19L-like isoform X2, which yields MAVGRGGKSLMGPLLAVNSVVHLIVLGLAGWSLDKYIDGEQDHPHLGGNPSTSFLLVFALIGGVIGACSLFAGLIHLRAWHSDSLAGAASSAFISWTMTALAFGLVCKQIILGGHRGKRLQTLEAFITLSLLSQLLYLLLLHGGMCSGRFGPAYGGYGTRYGGIGMTRRTPAVV from the exons ATGGCGGTTGGAAGGGGTGGGAAAAGCTTAATGGGACCTCTATTAGCTGTCAACTCTGTCGTGCATCTAATTGTACTGGGATTAGCAGGATGGTCTCTCGACAAATACATTGACGGTGAACAGGATCATCCCC ATTTGGGAGGGAATCCGTCTACAAGCTTTCTGCTAGTGTTTGCATTGATTGGCGGTGTAATTGGAGCATGTTCTCTGTTTGCTGGGCTCATCCATCTCCGGGCTTGGCACAGTGACAGTCTGGCCGGTGCAGCCTCTTCTGCGTTCATATCATGGACTATGACAGCTCTTGCCTTTGG ACTTGTGTGCAAGCAGATCATATTGGGAGGGCATAGAGGGAAACGACTG CAAACATTGGAGGCTTTCATCACATTGTCATTACTGAGTCAGTTGCTGTATTTACTGCTACTGCATGGTGGGATGTGTAGCGGGAGATTTGGACCTGCTTACGGTGGCTATGGGACACGATATGGTGGCATTGGGATGACGAGGCGCACCCCTGCTGTTGTCTGA
- the LOC113777884 gene encoding 14-3-3-like protein GF14-C encodes MLPPASRDENVYMAKLAEQAERYEEMVEFMEKVAKAVDTEELTVEERNLLSVAYKNVIGSRRASWRIISSIEQKEESRGNEDHVNMIKEYRGKIEAELTKICDGILGLLESHLIPSASAAESQVFYLKMKGDYHRYLAEFKTGADRKEAAENTLVAYKSAQDIALAELPPTHPIRLGLALNFSVFYYEILSAPDRACSLAKQAFDEAISELDTLGEETYKDSTLIMQLLRDNLTLWTSDIPEDAGDEIKEPSKLDTGEGQQ; translated from the exons ATGTTGCCTCCTGCGTCTCGCGATGAAAATGTTTACATGGCCAAGTTGGCCGAACAGGCTGAGCGGTACGAGGAAATGGTTGAGTTTATGGAAAAGGTTGCAAAGGCTGTTGATACTGAGGAGCTAACTGTGGAGGAAAGGAACCTTCTCTCTGTGGCTTACAAGAATGTTATTGGTTCCAGGAGGGCTTCCTGGAGGATCATCTCTTCCATTGAGCAGAAGGAAGAGAGCCGTGGGAATGAAGATCATGTGAACATGATTAAGGAATATAGAGGAAAAATTGAGGCTGAGCTTACCAAGATCTGTGATGGAATTTTGGGGCTTCTTGAGTCCCATTTGATTCCTTCAGCCTCTGCTGCTGAGTCCCAGGTGTTTTACCTGAAGATGAAAGGTGATTACCATAGGTACCTGGCTGAATTTAAGACTGGTGCTGACAGAAAAGAAGCTGCAGAGAACACTTTGGTTGCTTATAAGTCTGCTCAG GATATTGCTTTGGCTGAATTGCCTCCCACTCACCCAATTAGGCTTGGCCTTGCTCTTAACTTCTCCGTGTTCTACTATGAAATTCTTAGCGCACCTGACCGTGCTTGTAGCCTTGCAAAgcag GCCTTTGATGAGGCCATCTCTGAGCTTGATACACTGGGCGAGGAAACATACAAGGACAGTACATTGATCATGCAACTCCTCAGAGACAATCTAACTCTGTGGACTTCTGATATTCCG GAGGACGCTGGGGATGAGATCAAGGAACCATCAAAACTTGACACAGGGGAGGGGCAGCAGTAA
- the LOC113778221 gene encoding uncharacterized protein DDB_G0275933 — protein sequence MGYVQEARENHVKKKVEEALRSKMKQKALKECDLYTAKYAECASGRTLSVVWQCRKQAKELNECLHQFTNDLVLEEMKKDYMLREERKDH from the exons ATGGGATATGTGCAAGAAGCCCGTGAAAATCACGTTAAGAAGAAGGTCGAAGAAG CTTTGCGCAGCAAAATGAAGCAGAAGGCACTTAAAGAATGTGATCTTTACACTGCAAAGTACGCTGAATGTGCTTCAGGAAGAACATTATCTGTTGTTTGGCAATGCCGTAAGCAAgcaaaagaattgaatgaatGCCTTCATCAGTT CACCAATGACTTAGTgttggaagaaatgaagaaagattacatgcttcgagaagaaagaaaggatcACTGA
- the LOC113777882 gene encoding GDT1-like protein 4 isoform X2, protein MNLPMFQGFGKSLMMTVLSEVGDRTFCVAAILAMRHPWSSVLCGCLSSVILTTTLSAVIGWAAPNLIPRELAHHITTLLFFGFGLWSLWEAYNEDDDDNEELEQVEKELGAAPKDTTGEGPKGKEGSKVAEDLKKQRKPFLTNFFSPVFIEAFSVTFFGEWGDKSQLATIGLAADENAIGVILGGILAQVLCTVAAVAGGKSLASKISERLVTMASGVLFLIFGVQSFLSTMY, encoded by the exons ATGAATTTGCCAATGTTTCAG GGCTTCGGCAAGTCTCTTATGATGACAGTTCTTTCTGAGGTTGGTGACAGAACCTTCTGTGTCGCTGCT ATACTGGCAATGCGTCATCCGTGGAGTAGCGTTCTGTGCGGTTGCCTTTCTTCTGTAATT TTGACGACTACTCTCTCTGCTGTTATTGGCTGGGCTGCTCCAAACTTG ATTCCACGTGAACTGGCTCACCATATCACCACACTTCTCTTCTTTGGCTTTGGCCTCTGGTCTTTGTGGGAGGCATATAATGAAGATGACGA CGACAACGAAGAGTTAGAACAAGTTGAAAAAGAACTG GGCGCTGCACCTAAGGATACTACTGGTGAAGGACCGAAAGGCAAAGAAGGTAGCAAG GTGGCTGAGGACTTGAAAAAGCAGAGGAAGCCATTTCTGACAAATTTCTTCTCACCTGTCTTCATTGAG GCCTTCTCAGTTACCTTTTTTGGTGAATGGGGTGACAAGAGCCAA CTAGCAACCATTGGTCTTGCAGCAGATGAGAATGCCATAGGAGTGATCCTTGGTGGAATCTT AGCGCAAGTACTGTGCACCGTTGCAGCTGTTGCTGGGGGAAAGAGCTTAGCATCTAAAATCTCTGAGAGGCTG GTTACGATGGCAAGTGGAGttctttttctgatttttggtGTGCAATCCTTTCTGTCGACTATGTATTGA